In the Pseudonocardia sediminis genome, TGCACGTGCAGCGCTGGGGTGGGGGACTGCCGCAGTACGGCGTCGGGCACCTGGACCGGGTCGCCGCGCTGGAGTCCGCCGTCGCCGGGGTGCCGGGGCTCGCGGTGGCCGGGTCGGCCCTGCACGGGGTCGGCGTCCCGGCGTGCGTGGGCACGGCCCGCTCGGCGGCGGAGCGGATCGCGGCCGGGCTGACGGCGACGGGCACCGCTGCGCGACCGTGACCGGGCGTCCCCGCGGCGACGGACCGGCCCCACCGGCGCGGTGATCGTCGGCCCGGTCCCGGTCGAGGCCACCGGTGGCGCCGATCGGGACCCGTCTCGCGATCACGTCCCCGGGGCGACCGGCCGCGGGTGTCGGGGGCACGAGCCGTGGCACGAGGCCGCAAGGGAGCGGGTCGACGGCCCCGGTCGCGGCACCGAGCTTCTCCGACCCGTGTGGGGCCGCACACCCGTACGCGGCCGGACTGAGCGGGGAGGGGTGGGACACGACGTGGCAACATGGAGCCATGGCCCGCGTCGACTACCACGCCATCAACGACTCCATCCGCTACACCATGTGGTCGGTGTTCCGGGTCGAACCCGGACGCCTCGGGGACGACCGTTCCTCGGCCGCGCAGCAGGCGTCGGAGTTCCTGGACTCGCTCGACAACAAGGGCGTCATCGTCCGCGGCGTGTACGACCTGGCCGGTGTCCGCGCCGACGCCGACTACATGATCTGGTGGCACGCGGACAACATCGAGGCCCTGCAGGCCGCCTACTCCGACCTGCGCCGCACCACCGCGCTCGGCCGGGCGTCGGTCCCGGTGTGGAGCCAGACCGCGCTGCACCGCCCGGCGGAGTTCAACAAGAGCCACGTGCCGGCGTTCATGGCCGGCGAGGAGCCCAAGCGCTACGTGTGCGTCTACCCGTTCGTCCGGTCCTACGAGTGGTACCTGCTGCCCGACGACGAGCGCCGCAAGATGCTCGCCGACCACGGCAAGGAGGCCCGCGGCTACGCCGACGTGCGCGCCAACACCGTGCCGGCGTTCGCACTCGGCGACTACGAGTGGATCCTCGCGTTCGAGGCCGACGAGCTGTACCGGATCGTCGACCTGATGCGTCACCTGCGGGCCACCGAGGCGCGCCTGCACGTGCGCGAGGAGGTCCCGTTCTACACCGGGCCGCAGGTCCAGGTCGGCGACCTGGTCGCGACCCTGCCCTGAGCGCTCCGCCACGACGAGAACGGCGCCGGTCCCCACCACGGGGACCGGCGCCGTCGTCGTGCGTGGGCGTCAGCTCTCGGCCGGCTCCAGCTTGAGCGAGACCGAGTTGATGCAGTAGCGCAGGTCGGTCGGGGTGCCGTAGCCCTCGCCCTCGAACACGTGCCCGAGGTGGCTGTGGCAGGTCGCGCACAGCACCTCGACCCGGCGCATGCCCATCGAGCTGTCGACCCGCTCGATGACCGCCTCGCCGGCGAGCGGGGTGAAGAACGACGGCCACCCGCAGTGCGACTCGAACTTGGAGTCGCTGCGGAACAGCTCGGCGTCGCACGCCCGGCACCGGTAGACGCCGGTGGTCTTCGTGTCGGTGTACTCACCGGTGAACGGGCGCTCGGTGCCCGCCTTGCGCAGGACCTGGTACTCGGCCGGGTTCAGCTGCGCGCGCCACTCGTCGTCGGTCTTGACGACGGTGGGGGCGGGCTCGGTGTCGGTGGAGTTTTCGGAGCCGCTACCTCGGCTGAACAATCCCATGCGTCCACGCTAACCCGTTCCGGGCGCCCGTGCCGCCGAGCTGCGTGCCCTCCCGCCGTGACGTCGGCCGGGGTCAGATCCAGGTCGTGAGCACCAGGACCAGGACGTCCCAGATGATCCACGCCGCTCCGAGCAGGAGCGCGCTCACCACCAGGACCGCGGCGAGGCGGCGTGCGCCCTCCGCCCGGTTCGCGGAGTCGGCGAAGTCGCCGACGCTCTGCAGGTAGCCCTCGACGGTGCAGGTCGTCACGCGTTCCATCTTGTCGAGGTGGGCGGCGAACGCCCGGGCCTCCGGGTCGTCGGGGTCGAGTCCGATCAGGTCGTCGTCGAACCGCGGGGAGCGGTCCGGGACCCCGGGGATGCCTGCGGACATGGGGAGAGGATATCCGCTCCGGCGCCCCGCGCAGGTGACCGACGTGTGTCGGGGTGACGCGGATCGGGGGAGGGGAATACCGTTCCGCCGTGGCCAGCAAGGATGTCGTGATACTGCAGGTGCCGGGACCCGACGGGGACCGCGACGTCCGGCTGACCAGCCCGGACAAGGTCGCGTTCCCGGCGCTCGGGATCACCAAGCGCGAGGTGGTCGAGTACTACCTCGCCGTCGGCGAGCCGATGGCCCGCGCGCTGCGCGACCGTCCCACCAACCTCAAGCGGTTCAATGACGGCGTCGACGGCGAGCCGTTCTTCGTCAAGCGGGTGCCCAAGGGTGCTCCGGACTGGGTGCGGACGTGCACCGTGACGTTTCCCAGCGGCCGCACCGCGCAGTCGGTGTCGATCAGCGAGCCGGCCACGATCGCCTGGGCCGCGAACCTGAACACGCTCGACTTCCACCCCTGGCCCGTCCGCTGCCCGGACACCGACCACCCCGACGAGCTGCGCATCGACCTCGACCCGCAGCCCGGTACTGACTTCGCCGACGCCGCGGCCGTGGCCATGGTGCTGCGCGAGGTCCTCGACGAGGCCGGTCTCGTGGGCTGGCCGAAGACGTCCGGCGGGCGCGGTCTGCACGTGTTCGCGCGGATCCGGCCGGAGTGGGACTTCATCGAGGTGCGGCACGCGGTGATCGCGATCGCGCGACGGGTCGCGGCCCGGATCCCGGACCGGGCGACGGTGGACT is a window encoding:
- the ligD gene encoding non-homologous end-joining DNA ligase, yielding MASKDVVILQVPGPDGDRDVRLTSPDKVAFPALGITKREVVEYYLAVGEPMARALRDRPTNLKRFNDGVDGEPFFVKRVPKGAPDWVRTCTVTFPSGRTAQSVSISEPATIAWAANLNTLDFHPWPVRCPDTDHPDELRIDLDPQPGTDFADAAAVAMVLREVLDEAGLVGWPKTSGGRGLHVFARIRPEWDFIEVRHAVIAIARRVAARIPDRATVDWWKEERGERVFLDFNQAARDRTIASAWSVRGLPSATVSMPLTWDAVPDVEPDDFTLRTVPGLLAERGDPHEAMDDAVGGCETALEWYAADERDHGLGEMPYPPEYPKMPGEPMRVQPSRARNTDGG
- the msrB gene encoding peptide-methionine (R)-S-oxide reductase MsrB gives rise to the protein MGLFSRGSGSENSTDTEPAPTVVKTDDEWRAQLNPAEYQVLRKAGTERPFTGEYTDTKTTGVYRCRACDAELFRSDSKFESHCGWPSFFTPLAGEAVIERVDSSMGMRRVEVLCATCHSHLGHVFEGEGYGTPTDLRYCINSVSLKLEPAES
- the hemQ gene encoding hydrogen peroxide-dependent heme synthase, translating into MARVDYHAINDSIRYTMWSVFRVEPGRLGDDRSSAAQQASEFLDSLDNKGVIVRGVYDLAGVRADADYMIWWHADNIEALQAAYSDLRRTTALGRASVPVWSQTALHRPAEFNKSHVPAFMAGEEPKRYVCVYPFVRSYEWYLLPDDERRKMLADHGKEARGYADVRANTVPAFALGDYEWILAFEADELYRIVDLMRHLRATEARLHVREEVPFYTGPQVQVGDLVATLP